One stretch of Gopherus flavomarginatus isolate rGopFla2 chromosome 2, rGopFla2.mat.asm, whole genome shotgun sequence DNA includes these proteins:
- the GAD2 gene encoding glutamate decarboxylase 2 isoform X3, with protein sequence MGYFHLMFPEVKEKGMAAIPRLLAFTSEHSHFSVKKGAAALGIGTDSVILIRCDERGKMIPSDLERRIMEAKQKGFVPFLVSATAGTTVYGAFDPLLAIADICKKYKIWMHVDAAWGGGLLMSRKHKWKLNGVERANSVTWNPHKMMGVPLQCSALLVREEGLMQSCNQMHASYLFQQDKHYDLSYDTGDKALQCGRHVDVFKLWLMWRAKGTTGFEAQIDKCLELAEYLYNKIKNREGYEMVFDGKPQHTNVCFWYVPPSLRSMEDNEERMNRLLKVAPVIKARMMEYGTTMVSYQPLGDKVNFFRMVISNPAASHQDIDFLIEEIERLGQDL encoded by the exons agtcacttttCTGTGAAGAAGGGAGCTGCAGCCTTGGGGATTGGCACAGATAGTGTGATTCTGATTAGATGTGACGAAAG AGGGAAAATGATCCCATCTGACCTTGAAAGAAGAATTATGGAAGCCAAACAAAAA GGATTTGTTCCTTTCCTAGTTAGTGCCACTGCAGGAACTACAGTGTATGGTGCATTTGATCCACTCCTAGCTATTGCGGACATCTGCAAGAAATACAAAATCTGGATGCACGTGGAT GCAGCATGGGGTGGCGGGCTGCTGATGTCTAGGAAACATAAATGGAAATTAAATGGTGTTGAAAG GGCCAACTCTGTGACTTGGAACCCTCACAAGATGATGGGAGTCCCATTGCAGTGTTCTGCCCTTCTCGTTAGGGAAGAG GGCTTGATGCAGAGCTGCAATCAAATGCATGCTTCCTACCTCTTTCAACAAGATAAACACTATGACTTGTCTTATGACACTGGAGACAAGGCGTTGCAATGCGGGCGTCATGTTGATGTCTTCAAGCTCTGGCTGATGTGGAGAGCAAAG GGAACTACAGGATTTGAAGCACAAATTGACAAGTGCTTGGAACTTGCAGAATATCTCTATAATAAAATAAAGAACAGAGAAGGCTATGAAATGGTGTTTGATGGAAAG CCTCAGCACACAAATGTCTGCTTCTGGTACGTACCTCCCAGTTTGCGCAGCATGGAGGACAACGAAGAAAGAATGAACCGCCTTCTAAAG GTGGCCCCAGTGATAAAAGCCAGAATGATGGAATATGGAACTACTATGGTCAGCTATCAACCACTGGGAGACAAAGTGAACTTCTTCCGTATGGTCATCTCAAACCCAGCAGCTTCTCATCAAGACATTGATTTCCTGATTGAGGAAATAGAACGTCTGGGACAAGATTTATAA
- the LOC127044376 gene encoding uncharacterized protein LOC127044376, whose translation MDSEVGVIISTMAEDSAEGEDKEEDEEEEDDLAASTQHSVSPNSQELLVTQTELPSQATSPDSDAMEATSAAHFSSLPTPTRRLAQIRQRKKRTRDEMFSEIMEVTRNERAHLKEWKDVVAKYRKDASEREDRRDARDERWRQEDQRCRQEDHRWRDATLELLRDQTDILRRLVDLQEEQRGHRVPLQPLCHHPHHSPCSISSSPRRVRTRGGRLCVPAHSTPVDSPTKRLSLH comes from the exons atggattccgaggtgggggttataatctcaaccatggctgaggattcagcggagggggaagataaggaggaggatgaggaagaggaggatgaccttgcagcgagcacacagcactccgttagccccaacagccaggagcttttagtgacccagacggaattaccctcccaagccactagcccagacagtgatgccatggaagcgacctctg ctgcacatttttcaagcctccctactccaacccgaaggctagctcagataaggcagaggaagaagaggacgcgagacgaaatgttctctgaaatcatggaagtaactcgcaatgaaagagctcatctgaaggagtggaaggacgtggtagcaaagtacaggaaagatgccagtgaacgtgaggataggagagatgctcgagatgagaggtggcggcaggaagatcagaggtgtaggcaggaagatcatcggtggcgggatgcaacgctggagctgctgcgtgatcaaactgatatcctccgacgtctggtggatcttcaggaagagcagcgtggtcacagagtgccgctgcagcccctgtgtcaccaccctcaccactcaccatgttccatatcttcctcacccagacgtgtaagaacgcgtgggggaaggctttgtgtacccgcccactccacccccgtggacagtccaaccaaaaggctgtcattacattga